The following proteins are encoded in a genomic region of Mahella australiensis 50-1 BON:
- a CDS encoding metallophosphoesterase, translated as MAKAAYKVDGAATEVALRTRIRSKRRKNIIFVAAAIFALILLVLAFWQGIIVRHYTEKSDKLTAPIRMMVLSDLHSTIYGKDQKDLIEIIHSQAPDVIFLVGDIADDRVPHDGTKQLIARIGKEYPCYYVSGNHEYWSGEIGTIKGMMRASGIMVLEGDSKVIEINGQSLRICGVDDPDGFLPPYKESGAVRPAHWSDQLEACDKYTKDDIYTILLSHRPEKVNDYNKCRFDLILCGHAHGGQVRIPGILNGLYAPNQGFFPKYVGGYYKLENSTMIVSRGLVKNDIPRIFNPPEIVIIDVKPTHPL; from the coding sequence ATGGCAAAAGCGGCGTATAAAGTTGATGGGGCGGCGACAGAAGTCGCATTGCGGACGAGGATCCGGAGTAAAAGAAGAAAGAATATAATTTTTGTCGCGGCGGCTATTTTTGCGCTCATTTTATTGGTTTTGGCATTTTGGCAGGGCATTATTGTCCGACATTATACCGAAAAGAGTGATAAATTGACGGCGCCTATACGCATGATGGTACTTTCTGATCTTCACAGTACAATTTATGGCAAGGATCAGAAAGATTTAATTGAGATTATTCATAGTCAGGCACCGGATGTGATTTTCCTCGTCGGTGACATTGCCGACGATCGTGTGCCGCATGATGGAACAAAACAGCTTATTGCGCGGATCGGTAAAGAATACCCTTGTTATTATGTTTCTGGTAATCATGAGTACTGGTCGGGAGAGATCGGTACTATTAAAGGCATGATGCGTGCTTCAGGGATTATGGTGCTGGAGGGAGACAGTAAAGTCATTGAAATTAACGGCCAATCTTTACGTATATGCGGTGTGGATGATCCTGATGGGTTTCTGCCACCTTATAAAGAATCCGGGGCTGTAAGACCGGCACATTGGAGCGATCAGTTGGAAGCTTGTGATAAATATACCAAGGATGATATTTATACCATATTATTATCGCACCGGCCAGAGAAAGTTAACGATTACAATAAATGCAGATTTGATCTGATTTTGTGTGGACACGCTCATGGAGGGCAGGTAAGGATACCAGGAATATTGAACGGGTTATACGCGCCGAATCAAGGATTTTTCCCTAAATATGTGGGAGGATATTACAAGCTTGAGAATTCGACTATGATTGTCAGCCGTGGGCTTGTAAAGAATGACATTCCGCGCATCTTTAATCCGCCGGAGATAGTGATTATTGATGTGAAACCTACTCACCCTTTATAA
- a CDS encoding aconitate hydratase, translating into MGKNLVQKIVASHLVKGDMAAGQEIAIRIDQTLTQDSTGTMAYLQFEAMGVPRVKTKFSIAYVDHNMLQTGFENADDHRYIQTVAAKHGVYFSRPGNGICHQVHLERFGKPGWTLLGSDSHTPTGGGIGMLAIGAGGLDVAVAMAGGPYYLTMPKVCHVVLKGQLQPWVSAKDIILELLRQFTVKGGVGKVMEYGGEGVSSLSVPERATIANMGAELGATTSIFPSDERTLEFLKAQGRQDDWVALAADSDAIYDEEIIIDLDKLEPMIARPHSPDNVVKVKDIEGMPVDQVAIGSCTNSSYADMMKVAAILKGKTVHPDVSLVISPGSRQVYTMLAQNGALADMVAAGARILESACGPCIGMGQSPATDAVSIRTFNRNFYGRSGTPSAKVYLASPEVAAATAINGVLTDPRSLGQPVTVDLPDRFFINDNMVQPPAENPDDAQVIRGPNIKPFPINKPMPDIIEGKVLLKMGDNITTDHIMPSNAKLLPYRSNIPYLSDYCLTPVDPEFPARAKANGGGILVAGVNYGQGSSREHAALVPLYLGIKAVIAKSFARIHASNLINSGILPLVFVEQADYDTIEQGDELVIENAPAQVRSGDILIVDNRSKGLRYRVALAVSPRFKEILLAGGLLNYTKKGGEASDV; encoded by the coding sequence ATGGGCAAAAATCTGGTACAGAAGATAGTGGCCTCACATTTAGTCAAAGGCGATATGGCAGCAGGACAGGAGATAGCCATACGCATAGATCAGACGCTTACGCAGGATTCCACAGGTACCATGGCATATCTCCAGTTTGAAGCCATGGGTGTTCCTAGGGTTAAAACCAAATTTTCTATAGCATATGTAGATCATAATATGTTACAGACGGGCTTTGAAAATGCTGACGACCATCGTTATATTCAAACGGTGGCGGCCAAACACGGTGTTTACTTCTCGCGACCGGGCAACGGCATATGCCATCAGGTTCATCTCGAGCGTTTCGGCAAGCCCGGATGGACGCTTTTGGGTTCGGACAGCCATACGCCGACCGGCGGCGGCATAGGTATGCTGGCTATAGGTGCAGGCGGTTTGGATGTAGCCGTGGCCATGGCCGGAGGCCCTTATTATTTGACCATGCCTAAGGTATGCCATGTAGTATTAAAAGGCCAATTACAGCCGTGGGTATCGGCTAAAGATATCATATTGGAGCTGTTAAGGCAGTTTACCGTTAAGGGTGGAGTAGGCAAAGTCATGGAGTATGGGGGGGAAGGCGTATCCTCTCTGTCAGTACCAGAGCGCGCTACTATAGCTAATATGGGTGCTGAGCTGGGAGCTACCACCTCTATTTTCCCCAGCGATGAACGTACATTAGAATTCTTAAAGGCACAGGGCAGGCAGGACGATTGGGTAGCTTTGGCAGCCGATAGCGATGCCATATACGACGAAGAAATTATTATAGATTTAGATAAATTAGAGCCCATGATAGCCCGGCCTCATAGTCCGGACAACGTGGTAAAAGTCAAGGACATAGAGGGCATGCCGGTTGATCAGGTAGCCATAGGCAGTTGTACCAATTCATCGTATGCCGACATGATGAAAGTGGCAGCTATACTCAAAGGTAAAACAGTGCATCCTGATGTTAGCCTGGTCATATCTCCGGGTTCAAGACAGGTATATACCATGCTCGCACAAAACGGTGCTTTAGCGGATATGGTGGCAGCCGGCGCACGCATATTGGAATCAGCATGTGGGCCGTGCATAGGCATGGGTCAGTCTCCCGCTACAGATGCTGTGTCGATACGCACGTTTAACCGCAATTTTTACGGCCGCAGCGGTACGCCCAGCGCTAAAGTATACTTGGCCAGTCCTGAGGTGGCGGCGGCAACGGCTATAAACGGCGTATTGACAGATCCGCGTTCTCTTGGGCAACCGGTGACAGTTGATCTGCCAGATCGGTTTTTTATAAACGACAATATGGTACAACCGCCGGCAGAGAATCCTGACGATGCGCAAGTGATAAGAGGGCCTAATATAAAGCCGTTCCCAATAAACAAGCCTATGCCGGATATTATAGAAGGTAAGGTGTTGCTGAAAATGGGCGATAATATCACTACTGATCATATAATGCCATCCAATGCTAAATTATTGCCATATAGATCGAATATACCGTACCTTTCCGATTATTGCCTGACGCCGGTGGATCCAGAGTTTCCTGCTAGGGCTAAGGCGAATGGGGGCGGCATACTTGTGGCCGGCGTAAACTACGGACAAGGCTCCAGCCGCGAACATGCGGCTTTAGTGCCGCTATATCTCGGAATAAAGGCTGTTATAGCGAAATCTTTTGCCCGCATACATGCATCCAATCTCATAAACTCTGGTATATTGCCGCTTGTATTCGTGGAGCAAGCCGATTATGATACCATAGAGCAAGGCGATGAACTGGTTATAGAGAACGCGCCGGCGCAAGTGAGATCAGGCGATATACTGATCGTGGATAACCGTAGTAAAGGCCTGCGATATCGTGTCGCCTTAGCCGTATCGCCGCGATTTAAAGAGATATTGTTGGCAGGTGGATTGCTTAATTATACCAAAAAAGGAGGAGAAGCGAGCGATGTATAA
- a CDS encoding nucleotidyltransferase domain-containing protein translates to MQRFTDICKKYNIALVYLFGSQQENALKLLKGQKAIIDDPLADIDVGVVFLSPIDRIPMRHKLYAQIYNELEDIFFPYKLDLSFLQENHSVFQVEALKGICIYSVSEQFKDDYEIRILQRAADFKYTLDKYNEEVLEKY, encoded by the coding sequence ATGCAAAGGTTTACAGATATATGCAAGAAATATAATATCGCTCTGGTATATTTGTTCGGTTCACAGCAGGAAAATGCTTTAAAATTGCTCAAAGGACAAAAAGCGATAATAGATGATCCGCTGGCCGATATAGACGTAGGAGTGGTATTTTTGTCACCTATTGATCGCATACCTATGCGGCATAAATTATATGCACAAATTTATAATGAATTGGAAGATATTTTCTTTCCTTATAAACTTGATTTGTCATTCTTACAAGAAAATCACTCTGTCTTTCAGGTTGAGGCGTTAAAGGGAATATGTATATACAGCGTTTCAGAACAGTTCAAAGACGACTATGAGATAAGAATCTTACAACGAGCTGCGGATTTTAAATACACTCTCGATAAATACAACGAAGAAGTGTTGGAAAAATATTAA
- a CDS encoding methyl-accepting chemotaxis protein produces the protein MEQFVTKLKGIITRNIMQFPIAASIILAILFMLFGMSFVNALLFAIFAALISEIAIYALKSDVDKRIDTITYLMNRVKNKDFSQSLSDEEFGGMESISTSFTAMISELRTILSGLSDMSHRLVESSDMMVKNAERVTESVNEITATVNEIARGASEQAAEAERGVQMINGLSEQINTLYDNSRTISEHTGNMMSLNQQGIEAMQVLQDKNRQSNKASSNVMGIITSFTDKMKNITDFVNTINDIAEQTNLLALNAAIEAARAGDAGRGFAVVADEVRKLADESRQAAESINDVVSDIADETAKASRMMNDVTSVMEAQNDAVIHASSTFKSIAQGIETIVERIDHITHSIAAIEQSKNDVISTMESISAVTEQAAAASQEVAANTEEQQEAVNKILDSSRNLNKLATELRQKLIVYKF, from the coding sequence ATGGAACAGTTTGTAACCAAATTGAAAGGCATAATCACCAGAAATATCATGCAGTTCCCTATAGCAGCATCTATAATATTGGCCATCCTATTCATGTTATTCGGTATGAGCTTTGTAAACGCATTGCTCTTCGCGATATTTGCCGCCCTAATATCCGAAATCGCAATATATGCACTAAAAAGTGACGTAGACAAGCGTATAGATACCATTACATACCTTATGAATCGCGTCAAAAATAAGGATTTTTCCCAATCGCTTTCTGATGAAGAATTCGGAGGCATGGAATCTATATCGACCAGCTTTACAGCGATGATTTCCGAGTTAAGGACCATACTGAGCGGATTAAGCGACATGTCACACCGCTTGGTGGAATCTTCCGATATGATGGTCAAAAATGCCGAAAGAGTAACAGAATCAGTCAATGAGATAACCGCCACAGTAAATGAGATAGCCAGAGGGGCATCAGAGCAGGCTGCCGAGGCAGAAAGAGGCGTGCAGATGATAAACGGCCTTTCCGAGCAGATAAATACTTTGTATGATAACTCCCGAACTATCTCGGAGCATACCGGCAATATGATGTCCCTTAATCAGCAGGGTATAGAAGCCATGCAAGTACTGCAGGATAAAAATAGACAGAGCAATAAGGCATCATCCAACGTAATGGGCATCATAACATCCTTCACTGACAAGATGAAAAATATAACCGACTTCGTAAATACTATAAACGACATAGCCGAGCAAACCAATCTATTGGCATTAAACGCGGCCATAGAGGCCGCTCGTGCAGGCGATGCCGGACGCGGTTTTGCAGTGGTGGCCGACGAGGTGCGAAAGCTGGCGGATGAAAGTCGCCAAGCAGCCGAAAGCATCAATGATGTGGTAAGCGATATAGCCGATGAAACCGCCAAAGCCAGCCGTATGATGAACGATGTGACGTCCGTTATGGAAGCTCAAAACGACGCAGTCATTCATGCCAGCAGCACGTTCAAGTCCATAGCCCAAGGTATTGAGACCATAGTTGAACGCATAGACCATATAACTCATTCCATCGCGGCTATAGAACAGAGTAAAAACGACGTGATATCAACCATGGAGAGTATATCGGCGGTAACTGAGCAGGCCGCTGCAGCCAGCCAGGAGGTAGCCGCAAATACTGAAGAACAGCAGGAAGCGGTCAATAAGATATTAGATTCCTCCAGAAATCTCAATAAATTGGCCACAGAATTGCGGCAAAAATTGATAGTATATAAATTTTGA
- the hepT gene encoding type VII toxin-antitoxin system HepT family RNase toxin: protein MINKTLIKDRLVLLDNYLDALRSLASLPKNAFMSDKRNAAATESFLRRSLEAIFDIGRHILAKSGRMDMAAEYKAIAKGLEDIGVVDTALSEKLVQMAGYRNRLVHMYGIISDEELYDIITTELGDIREFIAAIKEYIN from the coding sequence TTGATAAATAAAACGTTGATAAAAGACAGATTAGTGCTATTGGACAATTATCTCGATGCGCTGAGGAGCTTAGCATCACTCCCAAAAAACGCCTTCATGTCAGATAAAAGAAACGCTGCGGCAACAGAAAGTTTTTTGCGCCGATCGCTTGAGGCTATATTCGATATAGGACGACATATCCTAGCTAAAAGCGGCAGAATGGATATGGCTGCAGAATATAAAGCAATAGCAAAAGGCTTAGAAGATATAGGCGTTGTAGATACAGCATTAAGCGAAAAATTGGTACAAATGGCCGGTTATAGGAATCGCCTCGTTCATATGTATGGCATTATCAGTGATGAAGAGCTTTATGATATTATTACAACAGAGCTTGGCGATATCCGAGAATTTATCGCCGCTATTAAAGAATATATAAATTAG
- the nifV gene encoding homocitrate synthase: MPIDRPGYKRDKIYTVDTTLRDGEQTAGVVFANTEKLEIAKMLDELGVDQLEVGIPTMGGDEEEAIRAIVKANLKASIMAWNRAVVADVQHSIDCGVDAVAISISTSDIHIQYKLQKSREWVLESMVKAVEFAKKNGVYVSVNAEDASRTDDEFLATFARTAKEAGADRLRFCDTMGILDPFMTYDKITTLLNNVDIDIEMHTHNDFGMATANALAGLKAGANYVGVTVNGLGERAGNAALEEVIMAIKYVWGYKVDVDTKKFKALSEYVAKASGRELPIWKAIVGSNMFAHEAGIHADGVIKNPRTYEVFNPEEVGLERQIVIGKHSGTAAIKNKFKEYGIQLDEKDANALLVKVRALSVELKRPLFDKELVSLYEEYMKEKQSA, translated from the coding sequence ATGCCAATAGACAGACCGGGATACAAAAGGGATAAGATATACACGGTAGATACCACCTTAAGGGACGGAGAACAGACAGCGGGTGTGGTGTTTGCCAATACTGAAAAACTGGAAATAGCCAAGATGCTAGACGAACTTGGAGTTGATCAATTGGAGGTCGGCATCCCTACTATGGGCGGCGATGAAGAAGAGGCTATAAGGGCTATTGTAAAGGCTAACCTGAAGGCTAGCATAATGGCATGGAACCGTGCTGTGGTAGCCGATGTGCAGCATTCCATCGATTGCGGTGTGGATGCTGTGGCTATATCCATTTCGACATCGGATATACACATACAGTATAAACTGCAAAAGAGCAGGGAATGGGTGCTGGAGAGCATGGTCAAGGCTGTGGAATTCGCCAAGAAAAACGGCGTTTACGTTTCAGTCAATGCTGAGGATGCCTCGCGCACCGATGACGAGTTTTTGGCCACCTTTGCCAGGACGGCCAAAGAGGCTGGTGCTGATAGATTGCGTTTTTGTGATACCATGGGTATATTGGATCCATTTATGACATATGACAAGATAACCACGCTGCTGAATAATGTGGATATCGATATAGAAATGCATACACATAATGACTTCGGCATGGCCACCGCCAATGCCTTAGCGGGCCTTAAAGCCGGTGCTAATTACGTCGGCGTTACGGTAAATGGATTAGGCGAAAGGGCTGGCAATGCAGCGCTGGAAGAGGTTATTATGGCTATAAAATACGTATGGGGTTACAAGGTCGATGTGGATACTAAAAAATTCAAAGCGCTGTCAGAATATGTAGCTAAAGCATCGGGCCGGGAGCTGCCCATATGGAAGGCTATAGTGGGTTCTAATATGTTTGCCCACGAGGCGGGAATACATGCCGATGGCGTAATCAAAAACCCGCGCACGTATGAGGTTTTTAATCCCGAAGAGGTGGGCCTCGAGCGTCAGATAGTTATAGGCAAGCATTCCGGCACGGCGGCTATAAAGAATAAATTTAAGGAATACGGCATACAACTCGACGAAAAAGATGCAAACGCCTTGCTGGTGAAGGTCAGAGCACTCTCGGTAGAGTTAAAAAGGCCTCTGTTCGATAAAGAGTTGGTTTCGTTGTACGAAGAATATATGAAGGAAAAACAAAGCGCTTAA
- a CDS encoding Glu/Leu/Phe/Val family dehydrogenase, translating to MEKLNPFEIAQEQLDTCAKILNLDQATHELLRRPMREIWVSLPVRMDDGSTKVFQGFRVQYNDAKGPTKGGIRFHPQETIDTVRALAAWMTWKCSLLDLPLGGGKGGVICNPKEMSQGELERLSRAYIRAIHPFIGPDKDIPAPDVYTNPQIMAWMADEYSKACGKNQFGVVTGKPLAVGGSAGRGDATARGGLYTVREAAKALGIDLKGARVAIQGFGNAGYYAAVLAQSMLGCKIVAVSDSRGGIFNEQGIDPEEAKAHKGKTGSVVELAGTSSITNEALLELDVDILIPAALENVITERNAANVKAKIVAELANGPTTPEADDILYKNGVHVIPDFLCNAGGVTVSYFEMVQNFYMYYWDEAEVHERLDKKMTVAYKSVFDTSKQYEINMRQAAYVVAVKRVAEAMKLRGWV from the coding sequence ATGGAGAAACTTAATCCTTTCGAGATAGCGCAAGAACAACTGGATACTTGTGCTAAGATTCTCAATCTGGATCAGGCTACGCATGAGCTTCTGAGAAGGCCTATGCGCGAGATATGGGTATCATTGCCGGTACGCATGGACGATGGCTCTACGAAGGTGTTTCAGGGCTTCAGGGTTCAGTACAACGATGCAAAAGGCCCAACCAAAGGCGGAATACGATTCCATCCGCAGGAAACGATAGATACTGTCAGAGCGCTTGCTGCCTGGATGACATGGAAATGCTCACTCCTCGATTTACCGCTTGGAGGAGGCAAAGGCGGTGTAATATGCAATCCCAAAGAAATGTCTCAGGGAGAGCTTGAGCGTTTAAGCCGCGCCTACATACGAGCTATTCATCCGTTTATAGGGCCGGACAAAGATATACCCGCTCCAGATGTGTATACCAATCCGCAGATAATGGCATGGATGGCCGATGAATATTCTAAGGCGTGTGGCAAAAATCAGTTTGGTGTAGTGACCGGCAAACCTTTAGCTGTTGGCGGATCGGCTGGCAGAGGTGATGCTACGGCACGGGGCGGATTATATACAGTAAGAGAGGCGGCTAAAGCATTAGGCATAGATTTAAAAGGAGCCAGAGTGGCTATACAGGGCTTCGGTAATGCAGGTTATTATGCTGCGGTGCTGGCGCAATCGATGCTCGGCTGCAAAATTGTAGCTGTAAGCGATAGCAGAGGCGGAATATTCAATGAGCAAGGCATCGATCCGGAGGAGGCCAAGGCTCATAAGGGTAAAACCGGTTCGGTAGTTGAGCTGGCAGGAACAAGCTCCATTACCAATGAAGCGTTATTGGAGCTGGACGTAGATATATTGATTCCGGCGGCTTTGGAAAATGTTATAACCGAAAGAAATGCTGCTAATGTCAAGGCAAAGATTGTTGCCGAGCTGGCTAATGGACCTACTACACCTGAAGCCGACGACATACTCTATAAAAATGGTGTGCATGTTATCCCTGATTTTCTGTGCAATGCAGGTGGGGTGACGGTATCGTATTTTGAAATGGTGCAAAACTTCTACATGTATTATTGGGACGAAGCTGAAGTACATGAGCGCCTGGATAAAAAAATGACCGTTGCATATAAGTCGGTGTTCGATACCTCAAAACAATACGAAATAAACATGCGTCAAGCTGCTTATGTAGTAGCAGTAAAGCGGGTGGCGGAGGCCATGAAACTTCGCGGCTGGGTATAA
- a CDS encoding isocitrate/isopropylmalate dehydrogenase family protein → MYNVTLIPGDGIGPEVAYAARDVVDATGVSIKWDVVEAGEAVMKDYGTPLPDYVLDSIRHNKVALKGPITTPVGTGFRSVNVALRKELDLYANLRPCISFKGVKTHYEDVPIDLVIVRENTEDLYAGIEHMVGKHAAESIKIITREASERIVRFAFEYAVREGRKKVTAVHKANIMKLTDGLFLECAQKVAQDYPQIEFDNMIVDAMSMKLVQSPENYDVLVMPNLYGDILSDLCAGLVGGLGIAPGANIGDDAAVFEPIHGSAPKRAGLNMANPTATILSAALMLRHLGEDEAADRVVKGVAEVIAEGKEVTYDLGGNTGTKEYAQAVIRHMK, encoded by the coding sequence ATGTATAATGTGACATTAATACCGGGAGACGGCATAGGACCGGAGGTGGCTTATGCGGCAAGAGATGTTGTGGATGCCACGGGCGTATCAATAAAATGGGATGTAGTGGAGGCCGGTGAGGCTGTTATGAAAGATTACGGGACACCGCTGCCCGATTATGTGCTGGACTCGATACGGCATAACAAGGTAGCGCTGAAAGGCCCCATAACCACACCGGTCGGTACAGGTTTCAGAAGCGTGAATGTTGCTTTGAGGAAAGAATTGGATTTATATGCTAATTTGCGTCCGTGTATTTCATTCAAGGGCGTTAAAACTCATTACGAAGATGTGCCGATAGATCTCGTTATAGTAAGGGAGAATACAGAGGACCTTTATGCCGGTATCGAGCATATGGTGGGCAAGCATGCTGCCGAGAGCATAAAGATCATAACGCGTGAGGCATCGGAGCGTATAGTTCGCTTTGCTTTTGAATATGCTGTAAGAGAAGGTCGTAAAAAGGTTACAGCTGTGCATAAAGCCAATATCATGAAATTGACCGATGGGTTATTCCTGGAATGTGCGCAGAAGGTAGCGCAGGACTATCCGCAGATAGAGTTCGATAATATGATAGTGGATGCCATGAGCATGAAACTCGTTCAATCACCGGAAAACTATGATGTATTGGTTATGCCAAATTTATACGGCGATATATTGTCCGATCTGTGTGCCGGCCTGGTAGGGGGGCTTGGTATAGCACCGGGCGCCAATATAGGTGATGATGCCGCAGTATTCGAGCCTATACATGGAAGCGCTCCGAAACGTGCCGGACTCAATATGGCTAATCCAACAGCTACCATATTGTCGGCTGCTTTGATGCTCAGGCATTTAGGTGAGGATGAGGCTGCTGATAGAGTGGTTAAGGGGGTGGCTGAGGTTATAGCCGAGGGCAAAGAGGTGACCTATGATTTGGGCGGCAACACGGGGACAAAAGAATATGCACAAGCAGTTATAAGACACATGAAGTAA
- a CDS encoding polysaccharide biosynthesis protein gives MNININWKKAFWLVLDVLFINLGIIAAFWARFGWLQVSDVYINTYMRVMPVYTIIMLAVFYVFGLYDSLWRYASVDDMVSITLATGLGTAINMAGLYLITIRFPRSIYLLSWLFTLLLVGSSRLIFRGVAFYRPILSREPKQQNKVLIVGAGEAGAMVIKELKKHRELGMVPVAIIDDDDNKQHGRLHGVPVLGRREDIAEIARELHIDQIIIAIPSASRDELRSILDECKKTRCRLKIMPGVYEVINGDVTINQIRDVKVEDLLGRAPVELDTQSIAGYLTNAVVLITGGGGSIGSELCRQIARFNPKQLLIFDIYENGAYDVQNELKIHYPSLDLKVLIGSIRDRARLDSIFEQYKPDVVFHAAAHKHVPLMEENPTEAIKNNVFGTLNVAEMADKHGAKRFVLISTDKAVNPTNVMGATKRVAEMLIQAMAKHSNTIFAAVRFGNVLGSNGSVIPLFKRQIAEGGPVTVTHPDITRYFMTIPEAAQLVIQAGAMAHGGEIFVLDMGQPVKILDLARDLIKLSGLEPDKDIKIEFTGLRPGEKLYEELLMAEEGLQATKHKKIYIAQPADYDIRLLKEELEKLRFILLGNGDEIVDFLGKLVPTYRRAANN, from the coding sequence ATGAATATAAATATAAATTGGAAAAAAGCGTTCTGGCTTGTGCTGGATGTTTTATTTATTAATCTGGGTATAATAGCGGCTTTTTGGGCACGTTTCGGATGGCTGCAAGTAAGCGACGTGTATATAAACACATATATGCGCGTAATGCCGGTGTATACTATCATAATGCTGGCTGTATTTTACGTTTTCGGATTGTATGATAGTCTGTGGAGATATGCCAGTGTGGACGATATGGTATCCATAACTTTAGCTACGGGACTGGGTACGGCGATAAATATGGCTGGTTTATATCTCATAACGATACGTTTTCCGCGCAGCATTTATCTTTTGAGCTGGTTATTTACATTGTTACTGGTAGGCTCAAGCCGTTTGATATTTAGAGGTGTTGCATTTTATAGGCCCATATTATCGAGAGAGCCCAAACAGCAAAACAAGGTGCTCATAGTGGGTGCCGGCGAGGCTGGTGCCATGGTTATAAAAGAGCTAAAAAAGCATCGCGAGTTAGGAATGGTGCCGGTAGCCATAATAGATGATGATGATAATAAACAGCATGGCAGGCTACATGGCGTTCCCGTATTAGGGAGACGCGAGGATATTGCGGAAATAGCAAGAGAGCTTCATATAGATCAGATTATAATAGCTATACCATCAGCTAGTAGAGACGAATTGAGATCCATATTGGATGAATGTAAGAAGACAAGATGCCGTTTAAAAATAATGCCAGGCGTTTATGAGGTTATAAACGGTGATGTTACTATAAATCAAATACGCGATGTGAAAGTAGAGGATTTGCTGGGCAGAGCGCCTGTCGAGCTTGATACGCAGTCTATAGCGGGTTATCTTACCAATGCTGTAGTGTTGATAACCGGAGGCGGGGGTTCTATAGGTTCGGAGCTATGCCGGCAGATAGCTAGGTTTAATCCGAAACAACTGCTGATCTTTGACATATATGAAAATGGGGCTTATGATGTTCAGAATGAGCTTAAAATACATTATCCATCGTTGGATTTAAAAGTTTTGATAGGCTCTATAAGGGACAGGGCCAGATTGGATAGCATATTTGAACAATATAAACCGGATGTGGTATTTCATGCAGCTGCTCACAAGCATGTACCGCTTATGGAAGAAAACCCTACGGAAGCTATCAAAAATAATGTATTCGGCACATTGAATGTAGCTGAGATGGCCGATAAACACGGTGCTAAGCGATTTGTGCTTATATCCACCGATAAAGCTGTCAACCCTACCAACGTTATGGGTGCTACAAAGCGCGTAGCTGAAATGCTGATACAGGCCATGGCCAAGCACAGCAATACAATATTTGCCGCGGTGCGGTTCGGAAATGTATTGGGTAGCAATGGCAGCGTTATACCGTTATTTAAAAGACAGATAGCCGAAGGTGGGCCCGTTACGGTTACGCACCCCGATATAACGCGCTATTTCATGACCATACCGGAGGCCGCGCAGCTCGTTATACAGGCAGGCGCCATGGCTCATGGCGGAGAGATATTTGTACTGGATATGGGTCAACCGGTAAAGATACTGGATTTGGCTCGTGATCTTATAAAGTTATCGGGGCTGGAGCCTGACAAGGATATAAAAATCGAATTCACCGGATTAAGGCCGGGGGAAAAGTTATATGAAGAATTGCTTATGGCAGAAGAGGGTTTACAGGCTACAAAGCATAAAAAAATCTATATAGCTCAGCCGGCTGATTATGATATAAGACTGCTGAAGGAAGAACTGGAAAAACTAAGGTTTATATTGTTGGGCAATGGTGATGAAATAGTGGATTTCCTCGGTAAGCTTGTTCCTACTTATAGAAGAGCGGCTAATAATTAG